From Halomicrobium salinisoli, the proteins below share one genomic window:
- a CDS encoding NADPH:quinone reductase, protein MRAVRLQEHGGTEVLQVEEVDRPEPEADELLVEVAAAAVNPVDTYFRDGSYEPVAVPFTPGVDVAGTVAAVGDDVEGFDEGDRVFGTGIGNGGHQGAYAEYATIPDDRVVHLPDEADLTEAGAAGVVAGTAWRSLIDHADLDPAEYCLVHGGSGGVGHAAVQIADAVSARVITTASEEHHETLADFGAETVLDYARDDLADAVIEASDGGVDAILDHRLDDYLQFDADVAAQEATVVGIGENSPDPGFTNDGAARSKDVEYQFMSMFNTPDLRVLLRGVAHLMERGDLSIEIARSYDLTEAGEAQRAVMEDSFLGKLVIEP, encoded by the coding sequence ATGAGAGCCGTCCGACTTCAGGAACACGGTGGAACGGAGGTACTGCAGGTCGAAGAGGTCGACCGACCGGAACCCGAGGCCGACGAACTACTGGTGGAGGTCGCCGCGGCGGCCGTCAACCCGGTGGACACGTACTTCCGGGACGGGTCCTACGAGCCCGTCGCCGTGCCGTTCACGCCGGGCGTTGACGTGGCGGGCACGGTCGCAGCGGTGGGCGACGACGTCGAGGGCTTCGACGAGGGCGACCGCGTGTTCGGGACCGGCATCGGCAACGGCGGCCACCAGGGCGCCTACGCCGAGTACGCGACGATCCCGGACGACCGCGTGGTCCACCTGCCCGACGAGGCCGACCTGACCGAGGCCGGCGCGGCGGGCGTCGTGGCGGGGACGGCCTGGCGGTCGCTGATCGACCACGCCGACCTCGATCCGGCGGAGTACTGCCTCGTCCACGGCGGCTCCGGCGGCGTCGGCCACGCGGCCGTCCAGATCGCCGACGCCGTCAGCGCTCGGGTGATCACCACGGCCAGCGAGGAGCACCACGAGACGCTCGCCGACTTCGGCGCCGAGACGGTGCTGGACTACGCTCGCGACGACCTCGCCGACGCGGTCATCGAGGCCTCCGACGGCGGCGTCGACGCGATCCTGGACCACCGGCTGGACGACTACCTGCAGTTCGACGCGGACGTCGCCGCGCAGGAGGCGACCGTCGTCGGCATCGGCGAGAACAGCCCCGACCCCGGGTTCACCAACGACGGCGCGGCGCGCTCGAAGGACGTCGAGTACCAGTTCATGAGCATGTTCAACACGCCCGACCTCAGGGTGCTGCTGCGGGGCGTGGCCCACCTCATGGAGCGGGGCGACCTCTCGATCGAGATCGCCCGGAGCTACGACCTCACGGAGGCCGGCGAGGCCCAGCGCGCGGTGATGGAGGACAGCTTCCTCGGAAAGCTCGTGATCGAGCCCTGA
- a CDS encoding SDR family oxidoreductase, translating into MTVLVTGGAGFIGGHLAERFVADGHDVIVLDNLDPFYHLDIKRHTIEVHRETAESGDGAYEFVEGDVRDADLVADLVEQADYVYHQAAQAGVRPSVENPRKYDEVNVDGTLNLLDAARDTGVERFVMASSSSVYGKPQYLPYDEEHPTTPVSPYGASKLAAERYACAYSEVYDLPAVALRYFTVYGPRMRPNMAISNFVSRCMNDEPPIIYGDGTQTRDFTFIEDVVEANVELLDNDAADGEAVNVGSTDNIEIKTLAEEIRDQLAPDLDLVYEERHDADAEHTHAGTDKAEELIGYEPTHTIREGVSEFIDWYRANRDWYEPLVRES; encoded by the coding sequence ATGACCGTCCTCGTCACCGGCGGCGCAGGCTTCATCGGCGGCCACCTCGCCGAGCGGTTCGTCGCCGACGGCCACGACGTGATCGTCCTGGACAACCTCGACCCCTTCTATCACCTCGACATCAAGCGCCACACGATCGAGGTCCACCGCGAGACCGCCGAGAGCGGCGACGGCGCCTACGAGTTCGTCGAGGGCGACGTCCGCGACGCCGACCTCGTCGCCGACCTCGTCGAGCAGGCGGACTACGTCTACCACCAGGCCGCCCAGGCGGGCGTCCGCCCCAGCGTCGAGAATCCGCGCAAGTACGACGAGGTCAACGTCGACGGCACGCTGAACCTGCTGGACGCCGCCCGCGACACCGGCGTCGAGCGGTTCGTGATGGCTTCCTCCTCGTCGGTCTACGGCAAGCCCCAGTACCTCCCCTACGACGAGGAGCATCCGACGACTCCCGTCTCGCCCTACGGGGCCTCCAAACTGGCCGCCGAGCGCTACGCCTGCGCCTACAGCGAGGTGTACGACCTCCCCGCCGTCGCGCTACGGTACTTCACCGTCTACGGCCCGCGGATGCGCCCGAACATGGCCATCTCCAACTTCGTCTCGCGGTGTATGAACGACGAACCCCCGATCATCTACGGCGACGGCACCCAGACCCGGGACTTCACCTTCATCGAGGACGTCGTCGAGGCCAACGTTGAACTGCTGGACAACGACGCCGCCGACGGCGAGGCCGTGAACGTCGGCTCCACGGACAACATCGAGATCAAGACCCTCGCCGAGGAGATCCGCGACCAGCTCGCGCCCGACCTCGACCTGGTCTACGAGGAGCGCCACGACGCCGACGCCGAGCACACCCACGCCGGCACGGACAAGGCCGAGGAGCTGATCGGCTACGAGCCCACCCACACCATCCGGGAGGGCGTCTCCGAGTTCATCGACTGGTACCGGGCGAACCGGGACTGGTACGAGCCGCTGGTCCGGGAGTCGTAG
- the aglF gene encoding UTP--glucose-1-phosphate uridylyltransferase AglF: MQAVVLAAGEGTRLRPLTEDKPKGMVEVNGKPILTHCFEQLVELGAEELLVVVGYKKQVIINHYEDEFEGVPITYAHQREQKGLAHALLTVEEHIDGDFMLMLGDNVFNANLQDVVNRQQEQRADAAFLVEEVPWEEASRYGVCDTNKYGEIVDVVEKPDDPPSNLVMTGFYTFTPAILHACHLTQPSDRGEFEISDAVDLLIKSGRTIDAIRMDGWRVDVGYPEDREKAERLLSEGVEVDDEESGDADAEAAETSE; this comes from the coding sequence ATGCAAGCTGTGGTCCTCGCCGCCGGCGAAGGCACGCGGCTCCGCCCCCTGACGGAGGACAAGCCTAAAGGGATGGTGGAGGTCAACGGGAAGCCCATCCTCACGCACTGCTTCGAGCAACTGGTCGAACTGGGCGCCGAGGAGCTGCTCGTCGTCGTCGGCTACAAGAAGCAGGTGATCATCAACCACTACGAGGACGAGTTCGAGGGCGTCCCCATCACCTACGCACACCAGCGCGAGCAGAAGGGCCTGGCTCACGCCTTGCTGACCGTCGAGGAGCACATCGACGGCGACTTCATGCTCATGCTGGGGGACAACGTCTTCAACGCCAACCTGCAGGACGTCGTCAACCGCCAGCAGGAGCAGCGCGCCGACGCCGCCTTCCTCGTCGAGGAGGTCCCCTGGGAGGAGGCCTCCCGGTACGGCGTCTGTGACACCAACAAGTACGGCGAGATCGTCGACGTCGTCGAGAAGCCCGACGACCCGCCGTCGAACCTCGTGATGACCGGCTTCTACACGTTCACGCCGGCGATCCTCCACGCCTGCCACCTCACCCAGCCCTCCGACCGCGGCGAGTTCGAGATCTCCGACGCCGTCGACCTGCTGATCAAGAGCGGGCGCACCATCGACGCCATCCGCATGGACGGCTGGCGCGTCGACGTCGGCTACCCCGAGGACCGCGAGAAGGCCGAGCGCCTGCTCTCGGAGGGCGTCGAGGTCGACGACGAGGAGAGCGGCGACGCCGACGCCGAGGCCGCAGAGACCTCCGAGTAG
- the aglM gene encoding UDP-glucose 6-dehydrogenase AglM produces MNVSIVGSGYVGTTVAACLADMGHEVTTVDVDEDVVDAVNAGETPIHEPGLDELVAEHGGDRLRATTDYDAVRETDLTMLALPTPATEDGSIDLQYMEAGASALGEALAGADEADGVHVVVTKSTVIPGTTEDVLAERIEAEGPVRGQDFLVASNPEFQREGTAVEDFLNPDKLVFGTDDERATERLGDLYAPLRESVDGDVPVVETGVAEAEMIKYANNAFLASKVSLINDLGNVCKEFGVDAYEVADAIGLDHRISERFLRSGVGFGGSCFPKDVSAIVAAAREEGYEPAVLQAALDVNDRQPERLLSLLDDRVDVDGKRVAVLGLAFKPGTDDCRNTRAKPVVEGLIERGAEVVAYDPVAVEAFRQYAPELDFEAAESAAAALEDAHAAVVVTGWDEFAALDGAFDEMAEPVVVDGRNVVERREDITYEGLTW; encoded by the coding sequence ATGAACGTCAGCATCGTGGGGAGCGGGTACGTGGGAACGACGGTGGCCGCCTGCCTCGCAGACATGGGCCACGAGGTGACGACCGTCGACGTCGACGAGGACGTCGTCGACGCGGTCAACGCGGGCGAGACGCCGATTCACGAGCCGGGCCTGGACGAACTGGTCGCCGAGCACGGCGGGGACCGCCTGCGGGCGACGACAGACTACGACGCCGTCCGCGAGACGGACCTGACGATGCTGGCCCTGCCGACGCCCGCCACCGAGGACGGGAGCATCGACCTCCAGTACATGGAGGCCGGCGCGTCCGCCCTCGGCGAGGCGCTGGCCGGCGCCGACGAGGCCGACGGTGTCCACGTCGTCGTCACCAAGAGCACCGTGATCCCGGGGACCACAGAGGACGTCCTCGCCGAGCGCATCGAAGCGGAGGGGCCAGTCCGGGGCCAGGACTTCCTCGTCGCCTCGAACCCCGAGTTCCAGCGCGAGGGGACGGCCGTCGAGGACTTCCTGAACCCGGACAAGCTCGTGTTCGGCACCGACGACGAGCGGGCGACCGAGCGGCTGGGCGACCTCTACGCGCCGCTCCGGGAGTCAGTCGACGGCGACGTCCCCGTCGTCGAGACGGGCGTCGCCGAGGCGGAGATGATCAAGTACGCCAACAACGCCTTCCTCGCGTCGAAGGTGTCGCTGATCAACGACCTCGGCAACGTCTGCAAGGAGTTCGGCGTCGACGCCTACGAGGTGGCCGACGCCATCGGGCTCGACCACCGCATCTCCGAGCGGTTCCTCCGCTCGGGGGTGGGCTTCGGCGGGAGCTGCTTCCCGAAGGACGTCTCGGCCATCGTCGCCGCCGCCCGCGAGGAGGGCTACGAGCCGGCGGTCCTCCAGGCGGCCCTGGACGTCAACGACCGCCAGCCCGAGCGCCTGCTCTCGCTGCTGGACGACCGCGTCGACGTCGACGGGAAGCGCGTCGCGGTGCTGGGGCTGGCCTTCAAGCCCGGGACCGACGACTGTCGCAACACGCGCGCGAAACCGGTCGTCGAGGGCCTCATCGAGCGGGGGGCCGAGGTCGTCGCCTACGACCCCGTAGCAGTCGAGGCGTTCCGCCAGTACGCGCCGGAACTGGACTTCGAGGCCGCCGAGTCGGCAGCCGCGGCGCTCGAGGACGCCCACGCGGCCGTGGTCGTCACCGGCTGGGACGAGTTCGCCGCGCTGGACGGGGCGTTCGACGAGATGGCGGAGCCAGTCGTCGTCGACGGCCGGAACGTCGTCGAGCGCCGCGAGGACATCACCTACGAAGGGCTTACTTGGTAA
- a CDS encoding RDD family protein, translated as MERHPNPDMDEYAGVLDRRLEALFLDGIFVGLAVLGLGYLAGMLFADSGIGGMFLAMSFGAPVALLGYQVGMEGYYGQTVGKHLRGIVVVSRDGSDLTWGKAVVRNLLRIVDALPAFYVVGVAAAYVTDDHQRIGDLAGQTVVVHTTD; from the coding sequence ATGGAACGACATCCGAACCCCGACATGGACGAGTACGCCGGCGTGCTGGATCGACGACTGGAAGCGCTGTTCCTCGACGGCATCTTCGTCGGCCTCGCGGTACTGGGGCTGGGATACCTCGCAGGCATGCTGTTCGCCGACAGCGGAATCGGCGGCATGTTCCTGGCCATGTCCTTCGGCGCGCCCGTCGCGCTGCTGGGCTACCAGGTCGGTATGGAGGGCTACTACGGACAGACGGTCGGGAAGCACCTCCGCGGTATCGTCGTCGTCTCCCGTGACGGATCTGACCTGACCTGGGGGAAGGCCGTCGTCAGGAACCTGCTCCGCATCGTCGACGCGCTGCCGGCGTTCTACGTCGTCGGCGTCGCCGCGGCGTACGTGACCGACGACCACCAGCGGATCGGCGACCTCGCCGGACAGACCGTGGTCGTCCACACGACCGACTGA
- a CDS encoding VanZ family protein, giving the protein MDLVRASEVPAPTRYTLAGGFAVAVALASILHAPDPIANDGPLGLLRVDKWIHVGSYALLTYLLAFAVLAERARVFVVIALASVAFGGGVELVQSTIPWRTMEFADVVANSAGTVVAIGAWRATWATEPVARSSLSD; this is encoded by the coding sequence ATGGATCTCGTCAGGGCATCGGAGGTCCCGGCGCCGACCCGGTACACGCTGGCCGGGGGGTTCGCCGTGGCCGTCGCGCTCGCGTCGATCCTGCACGCACCGGATCCGATCGCCAACGACGGGCCGCTGGGTCTGCTGCGCGTCGACAAGTGGATCCACGTGGGCAGTTACGCGCTCCTGACGTACCTGCTCGCGTTCGCCGTCCTCGCCGAGCGGGCGCGGGTGTTCGTCGTCATCGCGCTCGCGTCCGTGGCGTTCGGCGGCGGCGTCGAACTCGTCCAGAGCACGATTCCCTGGCGGACGATGGAGTTCGCCGACGTCGTCGCGAACTCCGCCGGGACCGTCGTCGCCATCGGCGCGTGGCGGGCGACGTGGGCGACCGAACCCGTCGCGAGGAGCAGTCTGTCCGACTGA
- a CDS encoding archaeosine biosynthesis radical SAM protein RaSEA, translating to MSKPSPEVYEQGKGMDAHNKVMREVRSRNDASHDPREPTRVWLDEDNTPDGVYQSLTIILNTGGCRWARAGGCTMCGYVAESVEGGSVAHEDLMAQIQHCLDHEAENADEQSGLIKIYTSGSFLDEREVGAETREAIAETFADRDRIVVESLPDFVDREKVRDFTGRGIATDVAVGLETATDRVRHDCVNKYFDFADFEDACEEALAAETDSTEAGVKAYLLMKPPFLSESEAVEDMKRSVRKCAGVEGCHTVSMNPTNVQNYTMVEELYHGGGYRPPWLWSVCEVLEDTADEDVIVVSDPVGHGSDRGPHNCGDCDDRAQRAIKDFDLRQDPDVFEQVSCECEATWEAVMEREKSYSLPLAR from the coding sequence ATGAGCAAGCCCAGTCCCGAGGTCTACGAGCAGGGCAAGGGCATGGACGCCCACAACAAGGTGATGCGGGAGGTGCGGTCGCGCAACGACGCCTCCCACGACCCGCGCGAGCCCACGCGGGTGTGGCTGGACGAGGACAACACGCCGGACGGCGTCTACCAGTCGCTGACGATCATCCTCAACACCGGCGGCTGTCGCTGGGCGCGCGCCGGCGGCTGTACGATGTGCGGCTACGTCGCCGAGTCCGTCGAGGGCGGCAGCGTCGCCCACGAAGACCTGATGGCACAGATCCAGCACTGCCTGGACCACGAGGCGGAGAATGCGGACGAGCAGTCCGGGCTGATCAAGATCTACACCTCCGGGAGCTTCCTCGACGAGCGCGAGGTCGGCGCCGAGACCCGCGAAGCCATCGCCGAGACGTTCGCCGACCGGGACCGCATCGTCGTCGAGTCGCTGCCTGACTTCGTGGATCGGGAGAAGGTCCGCGACTTCACCGGGCGCGGCATCGCGACGGACGTGGCCGTGGGACTGGAGACCGCGACGGACCGCGTGCGCCACGACTGCGTGAACAAGTACTTCGACTTCGCGGACTTCGAGGACGCCTGCGAGGAGGCGCTGGCGGCAGAAACAGACAGCACGGAAGCGGGCGTCAAGGCCTACCTCCTGATGAAGCCGCCCTTCCTCAGCGAGTCCGAGGCCGTCGAAGACATGAAGCGGTCCGTCCGGAAGTGCGCCGGCGTCGAGGGGTGTCACACCGTCTCGATGAACCCGACCAACGTCCAGAACTACACCATGGTCGAGGAACTGTACCACGGCGGCGGCTACCGCCCGCCGTGGCTCTGGTCGGTCTGCGAGGTGCTGGAGGACACCGCGGACGAGGACGTCATCGTCGTCTCCGACCCCGTCGGCCACGGGAGCGACCGCGGGCCGCACAACTGCGGTGACTGCGACGACCGCGCCCAGCGGGCCATCAAGGACTTCGACCTCCGGCAGGACCCGGACGTCTTCGAGCAGGTCTCCTGCGAGTGCGAGGCCACGTGGGAGGCCGTGATGGAGCGCGAGAAGAGCTACTCCCTGCCGCTGGCCCGGTGA
- the purQ gene encoding phosphoribosylformylglycinamidine synthase I, with amino-acid sequence MTVAVIRFGGSNCDRDAVRALEHLGYDAELVWHEDGLPEGVDGVVLPGGFSYGDYLRAGAMAARSPIMAEVREAAEDGTPVLGVCNGAQIGCEASLTPGAFTTNESARFQCEHVHLRVENADTPWTGAYDEGDVIEVPIAHGEGRFEVDEDRLAELEEQDRILFRYCDEDGEVTPEANPNGSKHAVAGVTGERDTVAVMMPHPERATLPDVGPTDGQGVLEGFAE; translated from the coding sequence ATGACGGTCGCAGTAATCCGGTTTGGCGGCTCGAACTGCGACCGCGACGCCGTCCGCGCCCTCGAGCACCTCGGGTACGACGCCGAACTCGTCTGGCACGAGGACGGCCTGCCCGAGGGCGTCGACGGCGTCGTGCTCCCCGGCGGGTTCTCCTACGGCGACTACCTCCGGGCCGGCGCGATGGCCGCCCGGTCGCCGATCATGGCCGAGGTCCGCGAGGCCGCCGAGGACGGGACGCCCGTCCTGGGCGTCTGCAACGGCGCGCAGATCGGCTGCGAGGCGTCGCTCACGCCCGGCGCGTTCACCACCAACGAGAGCGCCCGCTTCCAGTGCGAGCACGTCCACCTCCGCGTCGAGAACGCCGACACGCCCTGGACCGGCGCCTACGACGAGGGCGACGTGATCGAGGTGCCCATCGCCCACGGCGAGGGGCGCTTCGAGGTCGACGAGGACCGCCTGGCCGAACTCGAAGAGCAGGACCGGATCCTCTTCCGGTACTGCGACGAGGACGGCGAGGTCACGCCGGAGGCCAACCCCAACGGATCGAAACACGCCGTCGCCGGCGTCACCGGCGAGCGAGACACCGTGGCCGTCATGATGCCCCACCCCGAGCGGGCGACGCTGCCCGACGTCGGCCCGACCGACGGGCAGGGCGTGCTCGAGGGCTTCGCCGAGTAG
- the purS gene encoding phosphoribosylformylglycinamidine synthase subunit PurS, with translation MTAYTATVTVRLKRGVLDPEAETTKRALERLGFELESLRSADRFEIDLEAADADEAAERADEMAERLLANPTIHDYDVEVETAE, from the coding sequence ATGACCGCGTACACCGCGACCGTGACGGTCCGGCTGAAGCGGGGCGTGCTGGACCCCGAGGCCGAGACGACCAAGCGAGCGCTCGAACGGCTCGGCTTCGAGCTGGAGTCGCTGCGCTCGGCGGACCGCTTCGAGATCGATCTGGAGGCGGCCGACGCCGACGAGGCCGCCGAGCGGGCCGACGAGATGGCCGAGCGACTGCTGGCCAACCCCACCATCCACGACTACGACGTGGAGGTCGAAACCGCGGAATGA
- a CDS encoding formyltetrahydrofolate deformylase has product MTRHLTEITVVGEDDTGLIAEVTSLLFERGINIEDLDQAVREGVFRMTMHVDTDDMVCTQAKLREDLEELGEELGVDTQVRFPADRETQSIAVLVTKESHCLEAIFEAWASGDLGADVEVVIGNHSDLQPLAEAYDVPFHDIGDEKGTPDEEELLDVLAEYDTDLVVLARYMRILSPDVVFRYENRIINVHPSLLPSFPGASAYMQAIEEGVRIAGVTAHYVTTDLDQGPIITQRAFNVPDDATEEELQQIGQPLEADALLEAIDLHLNDNVAVHRGRTELRDADESDVQLGAPQKLDDLNPDRPIDGLGDVVAEQDGEPEAEADD; this is encoded by the coding sequence GTGACGAGACACCTGACCGAGATCACAGTCGTCGGCGAGGACGACACCGGCCTCATCGCCGAGGTCACCTCGCTGCTGTTCGAGCGCGGCATCAACATCGAGGACCTCGATCAGGCCGTCCGGGAGGGAGTCTTCCGAATGACCATGCACGTCGACACCGACGACATGGTCTGCACGCAGGCGAAGCTCCGGGAGGACCTCGAGGAGCTGGGCGAGGAGCTGGGCGTCGACACCCAGGTCCGCTTCCCGGCCGACCGGGAGACCCAGTCCATCGCGGTCCTCGTGACCAAGGAGAGCCACTGCCTGGAGGCCATCTTCGAGGCCTGGGCAAGCGGCGACCTGGGCGCCGACGTGGAGGTGGTCATCGGCAATCACTCCGATCTCCAGCCGCTGGCGGAGGCCTACGACGTCCCCTTCCACGACATCGGCGACGAGAAGGGCACGCCCGACGAGGAGGAGCTGCTGGACGTGCTGGCCGAGTACGACACCGACCTGGTCGTCCTCGCGCGGTACATGCGCATCCTCTCGCCGGACGTCGTCTTCCGCTACGAGAACAGGATCATCAACGTCCACCCCTCGCTGTTGCCCTCCTTCCCCGGCGCCTCCGCGTACATGCAGGCCATCGAGGAGGGCGTCCGCATCGCCGGCGTCACCGCCCACTACGTGACGACGGACCTGGACCAGGGGCCGATCATCACCCAGCGGGCGTTCAACGTCCCCGACGACGCCACCGAGGAGGAGCTCCAGCAGATCGGCCAGCCGCTCGAGGCCGACGCCCTGCTGGAGGCCATCGACCTCCACCTCAACGACAACGTCGCCGTCCACCGCGGCCGGACGGAACTGCGCGACGCCGACGAGAGCGATGTCCAGCTCGGCGCGCCCCAGAAGCTGGACGACCTCAACCCCGACCGGCCCATCGACGGGCTCGGTGACGTCGTCGCGGAGCAGGACGGAGAGCCGGAGGCCGAGGCAGATGACTAG
- a CDS encoding zinc-binding dehydrogenase, with translation MAEEMTAYVIEEYGDPDVFQRQTVERPEPGPEEIRVDVAATSLNPVDYKIRSGDLPDFAPEFPAVLHCDVSGVVDAVGDDVDRFEAGDEVYGMPGGAGRQGSLAEYVVGDAGAFADAPESISLEEAAALPVVALTAWEMLADKASAGEGDDVIVYGGAGGVGHVGVQLADHFGADVTATGSTEEKRDLAAELGADATVDYTETDVATYVDEHADGDGFDLVFDPVGDDHLQTAFEAVRPYGSVVTTESSSTQDVSAMHANSLSLGVVLVILPVLLGEGEERIGEELTEIARLVDEGVVEPRIDERFGFDEAAAAHRRGEEGDVLGKLLLVAE, from the coding sequence ATGGCCGAGGAGATGACCGCCTACGTCATCGAGGAGTACGGCGACCCCGACGTCTTTCAGCGCCAGACCGTCGAGCGGCCCGAGCCCGGGCCGGAGGAGATACGCGTCGACGTCGCGGCGACGAGCCTCAACCCCGTCGACTACAAGATCCGCAGCGGCGACCTGCCGGACTTCGCGCCGGAGTTCCCGGCGGTCCTCCACTGCGACGTGTCGGGGGTCGTCGACGCCGTCGGCGACGACGTCGACCGGTTCGAGGCGGGCGACGAGGTCTACGGGATGCCCGGCGGCGCGGGCCGACAGGGCTCGCTGGCCGAGTACGTGGTCGGTGACGCGGGCGCCTTCGCGGACGCGCCGGAGTCCATCTCGCTCGAGGAGGCCGCGGCGCTGCCGGTCGTCGCGCTGACGGCCTGGGAGATGCTCGCGGACAAGGCCTCCGCCGGCGAGGGCGACGACGTGATCGTCTACGGGGGCGCCGGCGGCGTCGGCCACGTCGGCGTGCAGCTGGCCGACCACTTCGGCGCCGACGTGACCGCCACGGGGTCGACCGAGGAGAAGCGCGACCTGGCCGCGGAGCTGGGCGCCGACGCGACCGTCGACTACACCGAGACGGACGTGGCGACCTACGTCGACGAGCACGCGGACGGCGACGGGTTCGACCTCGTCTTCGATCCCGTCGGCGACGACCACCTGCAGACCGCGTTCGAGGCGGTCCGGCCGTACGGGTCGGTCGTGACGACCGAATCCAGTTCGACGCAGGACGTGTCGGCGATGCACGCCAACTCGCTGTCGCTGGGCGTGGTCCTGGTGATCCTGCCGGTGCTGCTCGGCGAGGGCGAGGAGCGGATCGGCGAGGAGCTCACGGAGATCGCGCGGCTGGTCGACGAGGGAGTCGTCGAACCACGGATCGACGAGCGGTTCGGCTTCGACGAGGCGGCCGCGGCCCACCGCCGGGGCGAGGAGGGCGACGTCCTCGGGAAGCTCCTGCTGGTCGCCGAGTAG
- a CDS encoding DUF835 domain-containing protein, with the protein MSQAARSYDLPPPLLEASHVLVESSPIGPYRYDVCADLCSAQGPPSDVLIVTYRGLRPERLVPDRLVSDRDLGDGGEASDASRSSSERRSDGAPSVDVIAVRPDDPSDAVRDRLADLPVDASVDAVDPSASLTRLGVLVDKHLRQYDDAADPVVCFDSITPLILYSDVDRAHRFLNSLRDLVDEAGGHAHYHFDPDAHDESVRQRLRTLFDAAVTVDDDGDIAAVDRRPDWPV; encoded by the coding sequence ATGTCCCAGGCCGCCCGCTCCTACGATCTCCCGCCGCCGCTGCTGGAGGCCTCCCACGTCCTCGTCGAGTCGTCCCCCATCGGCCCCTACCGATACGACGTCTGTGCGGACCTGTGCAGCGCCCAGGGCCCGCCCTCCGACGTCCTGATCGTCACCTACCGGGGGCTGCGTCCGGAGCGACTCGTCCCGGATCGGCTCGTCTCCGACCGCGACCTCGGCGACGGGGGTGAGGCGAGCGACGCGAGCCGATCCTCGTCGGAGCGGCGCTCCGACGGCGCCCCCTCGGTGGACGTGATCGCCGTCCGGCCGGACGACCCCTCGGACGCCGTCCGCGACCGGCTCGCGGACCTCCCCGTCGACGCCTCGGTCGACGCGGTCGATCCGTCGGCGTCGCTCACGAGGCTCGGCGTGCTCGTCGACAAGCACCTCCGGCAATACGACGACGCCGCCGATCCGGTGGTCTGTTTCGACTCGATCACGCCGCTGATCCTCTACAGCGACGTCGACCGCGCCCACCGCTTCCTGAACTCGCTGCGTGACCTCGTCGACGAGGCCGGCGGCCACGCCCACTACCACTTCGATCCCGACGCCCACGACGAGAGCGTTCGACAGCGGCTCCGGACGCTGTTCGACGCCGCCGTCACCGTCGACGACGACGGCGACATCGCCGCGGTCGACCGCCGACCGGACTGGCCGGTCTGA